Proteins from a single region of Pseudopedobacter saltans DSM 12145:
- a CDS encoding DUF2461 domain-containing protein, producing MKTLGKEYLDFLSDLSQNNNKIWFAENKLRFDSVFAEVKSFFKEIYDVMQQHDHISLFHTHRIYRDVRFSKDKTPYKNYFGLHLGRAKPLLRGGYYLSLEPGKSFVGGGFWEPNNIDLLRIRKEIEMDDRELRDIISEDRFKQYFDELKGEELKTAPKGFDKGHPSIDLLRKKQFLVMRSFTDKEVMKANFLDEVIATFIAMRPFFDYMSAVLTTDVNGVSLFDSETAKDRR from the coding sequence ATGAAAACACTAGGTAAAGAATATTTAGATTTTTTAAGCGATTTAAGCCAAAACAATAATAAGATATGGTTCGCAGAGAATAAATTGCGGTTCGACAGCGTTTTTGCTGAGGTTAAATCCTTTTTTAAAGAGATATATGATGTTATGCAACAGCATGATCATATTTCTTTGTTCCATACTCACCGTATTTACAGAGATGTTAGGTTTTCCAAAGATAAAACACCCTATAAAAATTATTTTGGATTGCATTTAGGACGGGCAAAACCTTTGTTAAGAGGCGGATATTATCTAAGTCTGGAGCCTGGGAAAAGCTTTGTAGGAGGAGGCTTTTGGGAACCAAACAATATAGATTTGCTTAGAATAAGAAAGGAAATAGAGATGGATGATAGGGAATTGAGAGATATAATTAGTGAGGATAGGTTTAAGCAGTACTTTGACGAACTGAAAGGAGAGGAGTTGAAAACAGCTCCTAAAGGATTCGATAAAGGACATCCGTCAATTGATCTGCTTCGAAAAAAACAGTTTTTGGTTATGCGTTCTTTTACAGACAAAGAGGTAATGAAAGCCAACTTTTTAGACGAAGTGATTGCTACTTTTATCGCCATGCGTCCTTTTTTCGACTATATGTCTGCAGTATTGACTACAGACGTAAACGGTGTCAGCTTGTTTGACTCGGAAACAGCAAAAGATAGAAGATAG
- a CDS encoding TonB family protein, which translates to MAFSNYLWALIFWTIPFQESPTFYNGKQTLQEFVNQHIIYPNYSKANCIQATISVTFNVNSEGKVSRVYVSDGPGIDLDEEAIRVIKLTDGKWQVKNTRYKIWQITLPIKFALEEPRCQDRNKAETNNAIAYYQIQEQLQNTVFEYYKKKAKGENNPKDEPHIIKLKQELGFDDEFIETKLAEARKMIKQNDTENTCKTLLIIKNIGSDAADKLIEEFCK; encoded by the coding sequence ATGGCTTTCTCCAATTACCTTTGGGCTTTAATATTTTGGACAATTCCTTTCCAGGAATCGCCAACATTCTATAACGGTAAGCAAACGCTCCAGGAGTTCGTTAATCAGCACATTATTTACCCAAACTATTCCAAAGCAAACTGCATACAAGCTACAATTTCAGTTACCTTCAATGTAAACAGCGAGGGAAAAGTTAGCAGAGTGTATGTAAGTGACGGCCCGGGAATAGACCTGGACGAAGAGGCCATTCGGGTCATCAAATTAACCGATGGAAAATGGCAGGTGAAAAACACACGATACAAAATCTGGCAAATAACACTTCCCATAAAATTCGCTCTTGAAGAACCCAGATGTCAGGATAGAAATAAGGCAGAAACAAACAACGCCATTGCCTACTACCAAATCCAGGAGCAGTTGCAAAATACAGTTTTCGAATACTATAAAAAGAAAGCAAAAGGAGAAAATAACCCAAAAGACGAACCTCATATCATTAAACTAAAACAAGAGTTGGGCTTTGATGATGAATTTATAGAAACGAAATTAGCCGAAGCCAGAAAAATGATAAAACAAAACGATACAGAAAACACATGCAAAACCCTATTAATAATTAAAAATATTGGGTCTGACGCCGCTGATAAACTAATTGAAGAATTCTGTAAATAA
- the rbfA gene encoding 30S ribosome-binding factor RbfA produces the protein MESKRQQKFARVIQKDLGEYFQREANHLIPNSMITVTKVRATPDLGMVRVFLSFFNVPNTAEAIKSIKARASEIRYLLGKKIKDQVKSVPQLEFFVDDTNEYVDKMDKLFGEINNKDQE, from the coding sequence ATGGAATCTAAAAGACAACAAAAATTTGCCCGCGTTATACAAAAAGATTTAGGCGAGTATTTTCAAAGAGAGGCAAATCATTTGATCCCTAATTCTATGATTACCGTTACTAAAGTAAGAGCAACTCCCGATTTAGGAATGGTAAGAGTATTTTTGAGCTTTTTCAATGTACCAAATACTGCCGAAGCGATAAAATCAATAAAAGCCAGAGCGTCGGAAATCAGATATCTGCTAGGTAAGAAAATCAAAGATCAGGTAAAAAGCGTACCGCAGCTCGAATTCTTTGTAGACGATACTAACGAATATGTAGATAAAATGGATAAGCTGTTTGGTGAAATCAACAACAAAGACCAGGAGTAA